A DNA window from Vibrio sp. CDRSL-10 TSBA contains the following coding sequences:
- a CDS encoding methyl-accepting chemotaxis protein, translated as MIQYYKNKTVGFQLRAVMAVCLLLAFSSIAALVYRNASAVLLEVTLKEQQSKIDAMSKTIAEQFDAYLTTARVLEASFQHGYLQGAVQAGNATTFRGHQVRDLRLNGDSLLDNSQIVDGFSHDTGAVATLFAASDNDWLRIATSLKDSAGNRVIGTFLGRNHPGFRQLSQGQPYYAQVSLFGERYITYYSPIKDLEGQVIAISFIGLPVEDAAQDIFSALKNIAWGDTGYTMIVDNSSTQRGHYLLHPTLTGSSTTLLDTTDANGEKPFSAVFEQQSGLILYPERQQGNVAEKYLVFSTIEGWNWKVLGGTYTSEVTKASRELLLLISVISAIGAALTFAVITVFIIRTTKPLTLLSGYMDRLNQGEVSLNIAKGNSLSRNEVTRLTNSVADMAQHLNELVGDIRTTSDQVHNQSASVLGDARHNLKQADAQQQQVEQAVAAIEEMATSAQAVAQQVEAIAGNVREADINAQNGLSMVEMVCIDVAQLNDQLDQSASAIHQVSDDSASIHTVTKMIDEIAEQTNLLALNAAIEAARAGEQGRGFAVVADEVRTLAHRTQVSVKDVVSIIDKLRTSTDNAVSLMQLSQNSADAVLNKAQEAGHSLESIAEQVRDIAGQSDAIAATAEQQAQVSQEVAVSAAEISQLNSSSRETTAQTSQSAEDLSQLATHLKQQVSFFK; from the coding sequence ATGATTCAGTACTACAAAAATAAAACGGTCGGGTTCCAGCTTAGGGCCGTCATGGCCGTATGTTTGCTGCTCGCCTTTAGCAGTATTGCGGCGCTGGTTTACCGTAACGCATCTGCTGTTTTGTTAGAGGTAACCTTAAAAGAGCAGCAATCCAAAATCGATGCGATGTCTAAAACCATTGCGGAACAATTTGATGCATACCTGACAACAGCCCGGGTACTGGAAGCCAGTTTCCAACACGGCTACCTGCAAGGTGCGGTACAAGCCGGCAATGCGACCACTTTTCGCGGTCATCAGGTACGCGATCTGCGTCTCAACGGTGACAGCTTGCTGGATAACAGCCAGATTGTCGACGGTTTTAGCCACGACACCGGCGCTGTCGCAACCCTGTTCGCAGCATCCGATAATGACTGGCTACGTATTGCCACATCGCTTAAAGACAGTGCCGGTAATCGCGTTATCGGCACCTTCCTTGGACGAAACCACCCCGGATTCCGTCAATTGTCACAAGGGCAGCCCTACTACGCTCAGGTCAGTCTGTTTGGCGAACGCTACATCACGTATTACTCACCGATCAAAGATCTTGAGGGCCAGGTCATCGCCATCTCTTTTATCGGACTTCCGGTCGAGGACGCTGCCCAAGATATCTTTAGTGCGCTGAAAAACATCGCCTGGGGTGATACCGGCTACACCATGATCGTTGACAATAGCAGCACTCAGCGCGGCCATTATCTGTTGCATCCGACGCTGACAGGCAGCAGTACCACACTGCTGGATACCACAGACGCTAATGGTGAAAAACCGTTTAGTGCGGTATTTGAGCAACAAAGCGGACTGATTCTCTATCCTGAGCGTCAACAAGGCAACGTGGCTGAAAAATACCTGGTGTTCTCTACCATTGAAGGCTGGAACTGGAAAGTGCTGGGCGGAACGTATACCTCTGAAGTGACCAAAGCCAGCCGCGAACTGTTATTGTTAATCTCTGTTATTTCCGCCATCGGTGCTGCACTGACTTTCGCGGTGATCACTGTATTTATTATTCGCACCACCAAACCACTGACACTGTTGTCCGGTTACATGGATCGCCTCAATCAGGGCGAAGTGAGCCTTAATATTGCCAAAGGAAACTCACTCTCACGTAATGAAGTGACCCGCCTGACGAACAGTGTGGCCGACATGGCACAGCACCTGAATGAACTGGTGGGTGACATTCGTACCACCAGCGATCAGGTTCACAACCAATCCGCCAGCGTGTTGGGTGACGCGCGTCATAATCTCAAACAGGCTGACGCTCAGCAGCAGCAGGTCGAACAAGCCGTTGCAGCGATTGAAGAAATGGCCACCTCCGCACAGGCGGTTGCCCAACAGGTTGAAGCCATCGCCGGCAACGTCCGCGAAGCGGATATTAATGCCCAAAACGGTTTATCGATGGTGGAGATGGTCTGTATTGATGTGGCTCAGCTTAATGATCAACTTGATCAATCCGCTTCGGCTATCCATCAGGTCAGTGACGACAGTGCCAGTATTCATACCGTCACTAAAATGATTGACGAAATCGCCGAACAGACCAATCTTCTGGCCCTGAATGCCGCGATAGAAGCCGCCCGTGCCGGTGAACAAGGACGCGGATTTGCTGTGGTCGCCGATGAAGTTCGAACTCTCGCCCATCGCACTCAGGTGTCGGTCAAAGATGTGGTCAGTATTATTGATAAACTGAGAACATCTACCGATAACGCCGTATCTCTGATGCAATTAAGTCAGAACAGCGCTGATGCGGTACTGAATAAAGCGCAGGAAGCCGGTCATTCACTAGAGTCTATCGCCGAGCAGGTGCGTGACATTGCCGGTCAGTCTGATGCGATTGCGGCAACTGCAGAGCAGCAAGCTCAGGTTTCTCAGGAAGTGGCGGTGAGCGCTGCCGAAATCAGCCAGCTCAATAGCTCAAGTCGTGAGACGACAGCGCAAACATCACAAAGCGCTGAAGACTTATCCCAGTTAGCCACTCACCTTAAACAACAAGTCAGCTTTTTCAAATAA
- the map gene encoding type I methionyl aminopeptidase, with amino-acid sequence MDRTVHIKNAQEIALMREAGQRLAQVFDMLDEFVIPGRSTMEINHRVEEFIVRTLGARPASKGQYGYPYAINSSVNEVACHGVPHPDQILSETDIINLDVTLEHGGFIVDCSKNYLMPNAGVAARALVSASQQALWAGIRQVRPGAMLGDIGYTIQRFAESHGYSVVREYCGHGIGREMHEAPQVLHYGLPNRGLTLREGMVFTIEPILNLGSDKVYTRQDGWSVATSDNQLSAQSEHTVLVTANGYEVLTAQRPMSSPTAERHS; translated from the coding sequence ATGGACAGAACGGTACACATCAAAAACGCGCAGGAAATCGCACTAATGCGCGAAGCGGGCCAACGGCTGGCACAAGTGTTTGATATGCTTGATGAGTTCGTCATTCCCGGCCGTTCAACCATGGAAATCAACCATCGGGTTGAGGAGTTTATTGTCCGAACTTTGGGCGCACGCCCCGCCAGCAAAGGGCAATATGGCTATCCGTATGCGATTAACAGCTCTGTTAATGAAGTTGCCTGCCACGGCGTACCACACCCCGACCAGATCCTGAGCGAGACAGACATCATCAACCTGGATGTCACACTCGAACATGGCGGTTTTATTGTTGATTGCAGTAAAAATTATCTGATGCCGAACGCCGGCGTGGCCGCCAGGGCATTGGTCAGTGCTAGTCAACAGGCATTGTGGGCAGGGATCCGGCAAGTCAGGCCCGGCGCCATGCTGGGTGATATTGGTTACACGATCCAGCGTTTTGCTGAATCGCATGGTTACAGCGTTGTTCGGGAATACTGTGGGCACGGGATTGGCCGCGAAATGCACGAAGCACCGCAGGTTTTACATTACGGCCTGCCCAACCGCGGCCTGACACTGCGTGAAGGGATGGTATTTACCATCGAACCCATCCTCAATCTTGGCAGTGACAAAGTCTATACCCGACAAGATGGCTGGAGCGTCGCGACTTCAGATAATCAACTCTCTGCCCAGTCAGAGCACACGGTACTGGTTACCGCCAATGGCTATGAAGTCCTTACCGCTCAGCGTCCAATGAGCTCACCAACAGCTGAACGCCACAGTTAA
- a CDS encoding dicarboxylate/amino acid:cation symporter, protein MDNQVQSSRKGFWSGMALWKKILIGMVAGIIVGALMGPSAALLKPIGTLFINAIKMLIVPLVFCSLIVGITSMKDTRKMGRIGVKAVVLYLGTTAVAIAIGLGLSALLEPGAGLNMVAKDLDDAGKSAPPLVQTLLAMIPQNPVNALAAGNILQIIVFAVGLGVSLVLVGEKGEPAVKLFESLAEAMYKLTELVMKLAPYGIFGLMAWVAGTYGLDVLLPLIKVIGAVYLGALIHVLVFYSGVLSLLGRLNPIKYLRAITNPAAVAFTTSSSSGTLPATIKASRQDMGVSEGVSSFVLPLGATINMDGTALYQGVCALFIAQAFGIDLQTSDYLTIILTATLASVGTAGVPGAGLIMLSLVLSTVGLPVEGLAIVAGIDRILDMARTTINVCGDMMVAVLVAKSERELDETVYNS, encoded by the coding sequence ATGGACAATCAAGTACAGTCATCCCGTAAGGGTTTTTGGTCAGGCATGGCGCTGTGGAAAAAAATCCTGATTGGTATGGTGGCCGGTATTATCGTTGGCGCGCTGATGGGCCCAAGTGCTGCATTGCTTAAGCCAATCGGTACTCTGTTTATTAACGCGATTAAAATGTTGATCGTGCCTCTGGTGTTCTGTTCTCTGATCGTTGGTATTACATCGATGAAAGACACCCGCAAGATGGGGCGTATTGGCGTCAAAGCCGTGGTGTTGTATCTGGGAACGACCGCCGTTGCAATTGCCATTGGTCTTGGCCTTTCTGCTCTGCTTGAGCCAGGCGCTGGACTGAACATGGTTGCCAAAGATCTTGATGATGCCGGTAAGAGTGCGCCACCTCTGGTGCAGACGCTGTTGGCTATGATCCCGCAAAACCCGGTGAATGCTCTGGCGGCGGGTAACATTCTGCAAATCATCGTTTTTGCGGTTGGTCTTGGTGTTTCCCTGGTGTTGGTGGGTGAAAAAGGTGAACCGGCAGTGAAACTGTTTGAAAGCCTGGCGGAAGCCATGTACAAGCTGACTGAACTGGTGATGAAACTGGCTCCGTACGGCATCTTTGGTCTGATGGCCTGGGTTGCCGGTACTTACGGTCTTGACGTCCTTCTGCCGCTGATCAAAGTGATTGGTGCGGTGTATCTGGGTGCGCTGATCCACGTGCTGGTGTTCTATTCAGGCGTGTTGAGCCTGCTGGGCCGACTGAACCCAATCAAATATCTGCGTGCGATTACTAACCCTGCAGCGGTTGCGTTTACCACATCGAGCAGTTCAGGTACCTTGCCTGCGACAATTAAAGCGTCTCGCCAGGACATGGGTGTGTCTGAAGGTGTGTCGAGTTTTGTTCTGCCGCTGGGTGCAACCATTAACATGGATGGTACTGCACTGTACCAAGGTGTGTGCGCGCTGTTCATCGCGCAGGCGTTTGGTATCGACCTGCAAACCTCAGACTACCTGACCATTATTCTGACCGCGACACTGGCCTCGGTTGGTACTGCAGGTGTACCGGGTGCGGGCCTTATCATGTTGTCTCTGGTACTGAGCACGGTTGGCCTGCCTGTCGAAGGTCTGGCGATTGTGGCGGGTATTGACCGTATTCTGGATATGGCGCGCACGACCATTAACGTTTGTGGTGACATGATGGTGGCGGTTCTGGTTGCGAAAAGCGAACGTGAACTGGACGAGACTGTTTATAACAGTTAA
- a CDS encoding glucokinase codes for MSEQFALVGDIGGTNARLALCELATGEISDIVTYSAAEHESLESVMRQYRARHNTTISSACIAIACPVTGDWVSMTNHDWEFSIQELKSQLGLQVLEVINDFTAVSFAIPSLKVADRVQIGGDQPVENKPIAVYGAGTGLGVAQLIHGGNLWHSVPGEGGHVDLAPCTPEEDELVVYLRSKFGRVSAERCLSGQGIRNIYDFVVSNRGETPQDLTPAMITQQALNGECKDCERTLNLFCILMGRFGGNLALTNGSFGGVYIAGGIVPKVQDLFVKSGFRVAFEDKGRFKSYLKSIPVFLITHQEPGLLGAGTYVRQALNYNID; via the coding sequence ATGTCGGAACAGTTTGCTTTGGTCGGTGATATTGGGGGAACCAATGCCCGTTTGGCGTTGTGTGAATTAGCGACGGGTGAGATCAGTGATATCGTTACCTATTCAGCGGCGGAACATGAGTCACTGGAATCGGTGATGCGTCAGTATCGTGCACGCCACAATACGACCATTTCTTCGGCCTGTATCGCGATCGCCTGCCCGGTGACCGGCGATTGGGTTTCTATGACCAACCATGACTGGGAATTTTCGATTCAGGAACTGAAAAGCCAATTAGGTTTACAAGTGCTTGAGGTTATCAACGATTTCACCGCGGTCTCCTTTGCGATACCAAGCCTGAAAGTGGCAGATCGAGTCCAGATTGGCGGAGACCAACCGGTAGAAAATAAGCCGATTGCGGTTTACGGTGCGGGAACCGGCCTGGGTGTGGCTCAGCTCATTCATGGTGGTAACTTATGGCACAGTGTTCCTGGCGAAGGTGGTCACGTTGATCTGGCGCCATGTACCCCTGAGGAAGATGAACTGGTGGTCTACCTGCGCAGCAAATTTGGCCGGGTTTCTGCTGAACGTTGTCTGTCCGGGCAGGGAATTCGTAATATTTACGATTTTGTGGTCAGTAATCGCGGTGAAACACCGCAAGATCTGACGCCGGCGATGATCACGCAGCAAGCGTTAAATGGTGAGTGCAAAGATTGTGAGCGCACCCTGAACCTGTTCTGTATTTTAATGGGACGCTTCGGTGGTAACCTGGCATTAACCAACGGTTCGTTTGGTGGTGTCTATATTGCTGGTGGTATTGTACCGAAAGTGCAGGATCTGTTTGTAAAATCGGGCTTTCGTGTAGCATTTGAAGATAAGGGCCGTTTTAAATCTTACCTCAAATCGATTCCGGTTTTCCTGATCACGCATCAGGAGCCGGGGTTACTGGGTGCCGGTACTTATGTCCGCCAGGCACTGAACTACAACATCGACTAA
- a CDS encoding LacI family DNA-binding transcriptional regulator, with protein sequence MRPSVADVAKYAGVSTATVSRVLNDSQSIRPQTRDKVKKAIEALGYQLPESNPVMKLNGTKLVMVLVPNIENPFYSGIVNGIEAAAREHSYSVILTNTQGDSWEELKYLDMLEQKQVAGIISLDPMTAQLELPERIVNLPWIACSEYVPDSQVAYVSIDHKQAAKDAVLYLVSKGHKRIALVNSDERYIYAQQRREGYISAMESAGLTIEEGYIQSMGGIDYPLGELAARRLMTLPQPPTAIFSVSDTLAIGVMKAVFRMGKAVPQDVAVIGFDDIPLSDMFEPSLTTIQQPTFEMGQAAMKMLTQRIDGHSAASKIIHHSLMVRHSA encoded by the coding sequence ATGCGTCCTTCTGTCGCCGATGTGGCTAAATACGCCGGAGTCTCCACGGCCACCGTTTCAAGGGTTTTGAACGACAGCCAGTCGATTCGCCCGCAGACCCGGGACAAGGTGAAAAAAGCCATCGAAGCCCTGGGTTACCAACTACCGGAAAGCAATCCAGTCATGAAACTGAATGGCACTAAACTGGTGATGGTGTTGGTGCCAAATATTGAAAACCCGTTTTACAGCGGTATCGTCAACGGTATTGAAGCGGCGGCCCGTGAACACAGTTACTCGGTTATTCTCACCAACACTCAGGGTGATAGCTGGGAAGAGCTGAAGTACCTGGATATGCTGGAGCAGAAACAGGTGGCCGGGATCATCAGCCTCGATCCGATGACCGCTCAGCTTGAATTGCCGGAACGTATCGTCAATCTGCCGTGGATCGCCTGTTCGGAATATGTGCCTGACTCTCAGGTCGCTTATGTCAGTATTGACCACAAACAGGCCGCCAAAGATGCAGTGCTGTATCTGGTTTCCAAAGGGCATAAACGCATTGCGTTGGTCAACTCGGATGAACGCTACATTTATGCGCAGCAGCGACGCGAAGGTTATATCAGCGCGATGGAAAGTGCCGGGCTGACCATTGAAGAAGGCTATATTCAGTCCATGGGCGGCATTGACTATCCCTTGGGTGAACTGGCAGCCCGCCGTTTGATGACCCTGCCTCAACCGCCGACCGCCATATTCTCTGTCTCTGATACCCTGGCGATTGGTGTCATGAAAGCAGTGTTCCGTATGGGTAAAGCTGTACCGCAAGATGTGGCCGTGATTGGATTCGATGACATTCCTTTGTCAGACATGTTCGAGCCGTCACTGACGACTATCCAGCAGCCTACGTTTGAGATGGGGCAGGCGGCGATGAAAATGCTCACCCAGCGTATTGACGGTCACTCTGCTGCTTCAAAAATCATTCACCATTCTCTAATGGTGCGCCACTCTGCTTAG
- a CDS encoding Gfo/Idh/MocA family oxidoreductase: MSKSSINAVIIGTGMIAHVHFRSLKAAGVNVLGLVDANPQQAQAIADKWGVMVFDDLDHALQSEKVDVVHICTPNRFHHPMAKKALQAGKHVICEKPLATSLEDALELQQLAQEKGVVTGVPFVYRYHPMVREAKARLESGEIGLLHLIHGSYLQDWLLEQTDNNWRVDPKQGGASRAFADIGSHWCDLIEWITGERFVDLTCHFHTAQKERSANATETFSDRAKEAVGGENAAVTTEDIAKPAADYR, encoded by the coding sequence ATGAGTAAGTCAAGTATCAATGCAGTAATCATAGGAACGGGAATGATTGCCCACGTGCACTTCCGTTCTTTGAAAGCTGCTGGAGTAAATGTACTTGGGTTAGTGGACGCAAACCCACAACAAGCTCAGGCCATCGCCGATAAATGGGGTGTGATGGTATTTGATGACCTTGACCATGCCCTGCAAAGTGAAAAGGTTGACGTGGTACACATCTGTACCCCGAACCGTTTCCACCACCCGATGGCCAAAAAGGCGCTGCAAGCGGGTAAACATGTCATCTGTGAAAAACCACTTGCTACCAGCCTGGAAGATGCACTGGAGCTGCAGCAACTGGCTCAGGAAAAAGGCGTTGTCACCGGCGTACCTTTTGTATACCGCTACCACCCTATGGTGCGTGAAGCGAAAGCGCGTCTGGAAAGCGGTGAAATTGGTCTGCTGCACCTGATCCACGGCAGCTACCTGCAAGACTGGCTGCTGGAACAGACTGACAACAACTGGCGTGTGGACCCGAAACAAGGCGGCGCATCACGTGCGTTTGCGGATATCGGCAGCCACTGGTGTGATCTGATCGAGTGGATCACCGGTGAGCGCTTTGTCGACCTGACCTGCCATTTCCATACCGCACAGAAAGAGCGTTCTGCGAACGCAACAGAAACATTCAGTGATCGTGCTAAAGAAGCCGTCGGTGGTGAAAATGCCGCGGTAACCACTGAAGACATCGCGAAACCTGCTGCTGATTACCGATAA
- a CDS encoding Gfo/Idh/MocA family oxidoreductase, whose translation MTVSQVSAGRKNRLWFEIDGSNASLEFDQETPEQLWVGKRDSRTLLVRDPTQGSDEQKRLSLTPAGHAQGYSHCFEAFVSDFYDTVLGQHREGLPTFDDGLRAAKLIDAVLTSNRDRRWVTID comes from the coding sequence CTGACCGTCAGCCAGGTATCCGCTGGCCGCAAAAACCGCCTGTGGTTTGAAATCGACGGCAGCAACGCCAGCCTTGAATTTGACCAGGAAACACCAGAGCAACTTTGGGTAGGCAAACGTGATTCACGCACTCTGCTGGTGCGCGATCCAACCCAGGGCAGCGATGAACAGAAACGACTGTCACTGACACCTGCCGGCCATGCACAGGGCTACAGCCACTGTTTTGAAGCCTTTGTCAGTGATTTCTACGACACAGTATTAGGCCAACATCGTGAAGGTCTGCCGACCTTTGACGACGGCCTGCGTGCCGCCAAGCTGATCGACGCAGTATTAACGTCAAATCGAGACAGACGCTGGGTAACTATCGACTGA
- a CDS encoding MFS transporter: MNNDKFILPRLRAMMFLQFFIWGAWYTSIAVYMSQVGMSDLTHWPYTVNPLAAVIAPFFIGLIADKYFSTQKVLGVLHLIGAVFLFAAPQTISNPTVFIVILLAYNLAYMPTLGLSNSLAFRNISDQEKQFPTIRVFGTIGWIVAGLFISFGLGGFFGVAAEQTAMPLYTAGVASAILGVYSFMLPDTKPLGSETKTSFADIAGLNVLKDLASPAFFVFMLASFLICIPLAAYYNFTQLFLSSMDMANIAGIQTLGQFSEILFMLLMPLFFRRLGVKWMLVVGMAAWVSALRTVCNERT, from the coding sequence ATGAACAACGACAAGTTTATTCTGCCTCGCTTGCGCGCCATGATGTTTTTGCAATTCTTCATCTGGGGCGCATGGTACACCTCCATCGCGGTTTACATGTCTCAAGTGGGCATGAGTGATCTGACTCACTGGCCATATACAGTGAACCCTCTTGCTGCGGTTATTGCCCCGTTTTTCATCGGCTTAATTGCTGATAAATACTTTTCGACCCAAAAGGTACTGGGTGTACTGCATCTGATTGGCGCAGTCTTCCTGTTTGCTGCACCGCAAACCATCTCCAATCCGACGGTGTTTATTGTGATTCTGCTGGCCTACAACCTGGCTTATATGCCAACGCTTGGCCTGTCTAACTCACTGGCATTTCGCAATATCAGCGATCAGGAAAAACAATTCCCGACGATTCGTGTGTTCGGCACCATCGGCTGGATTGTTGCGGGCCTGTTCATCAGTTTTGGTCTGGGTGGCTTCTTTGGTGTCGCAGCAGAGCAAACTGCTATGCCGCTTTACACTGCGGGCGTTGCCAGCGCTATTCTGGGTGTTTACAGCTTTATGCTGCCAGATACCAAACCGCTTGGTTCTGAAACCAAAACTTCATTTGCTGACATCGCAGGTCTGAACGTACTGAAAGATTTGGCAAGCCCGGCTTTCTTCGTCTTCATGCTGGCGTCTTTCCTGATTTGTATCCCTCTGGCGGCTTACTACAACTTCACTCAGCTGTTTTTAAGCTCAATGGATATGGCCAACATCGCCGGTATCCAGACTCTGGGTCAGTTCTCTGAAATCCTGTTCATGCTGCTGATGCCCCTCTTCTTCCGCCGTCTGGGTGTGAAATGGATGCTGGTTGTCGGTATGGCGGCCTGGGTTTCTGCGCTACGCACTGTTTGCAATGAGCGCACCTGA
- a CDS encoding MFS transporter — protein sequence MSAPDSVMWMIMIGIALHGVCYDFFFVTGQIYIDKQCNDSNRGQAQGLLVLVTYGIGMLVGAQVAGVVYNQFLQGNAHLSADNWASFWWLPAMFAGGVALLFILFFKEKRTTAQQHANA from the coding sequence ATGAGCGCACCTGACTCTGTGATGTGGATGATCATGATTGGTATTGCGCTGCACGGCGTATGTTACGACTTCTTCTTCGTAACCGGTCAGATTTACATCGACAAACAATGTAATGACAGCAACCGTGGTCAGGCTCAAGGTCTGCTGGTTCTGGTCACTTACGGTATTGGCATGCTGGTTGGTGCTCAGGTTGCAGGTGTGGTGTACAACCAGTTCCTGCAAGGCAATGCGCATCTGAGCGCGGACAACTGGGCAAGCTTCTGGTGGTTACCAGCCATGTTTGCCGGCGGTGTGGCGCTGCTATTCATTCTGTTCTTCAAAGAGAAGCGTACCACAGCACAGCAACACGCCAACGCCTAA
- a CDS encoding sugar phosphate isomerase/epimerase — protein sequence MQQIKGPAIFLAQFISDQAPFNTLEGLAKWAADKGYKALQMPTLNPEIFDLKKAAEDQDYCKQIQASLAEFGLQISELSTHIQGQLLAVHPAYEPLMDQFAPQAVRGDAAARSAWATEKLLLAAKASANLGLNAHATFSGSLLWPYVYPWPQRPQGLVEEGFAELAARWLPILDAFDAAGVDVCFELHPGEDLFDGTSFERFLESVNHHPRANILYDPSHMLLQGMDYLGFIDRYHSRIKAFHVKDAEFRASASQGVYGGYAGWVDRAGRFRSLGDGQVDFVQIFSKLTQYGFTGWAVLEWECCLKDSEQGATEGAPFIQKHLIDRTEKAFDDFASGAQENNLNRNLLGLS from the coding sequence ATGCAACAAATTAAAGGTCCTGCTATTTTCCTGGCACAGTTCATTTCCGACCAGGCCCCTTTCAATACTCTGGAAGGACTGGCGAAGTGGGCAGCAGACAAAGGCTACAAAGCGCTGCAGATGCCGACCCTGAACCCGGAGATTTTTGACCTGAAAAAAGCGGCTGAGGATCAGGATTACTGTAAGCAGATCCAAGCTTCATTAGCGGAATTTGGCCTGCAAATCAGTGAACTTTCAACTCACATTCAAGGCCAGTTACTGGCGGTTCATCCGGCTTACGAGCCTTTGATGGATCAATTTGCCCCTCAAGCGGTGCGCGGCGATGCCGCGGCCCGCTCTGCCTGGGCAACCGAGAAGCTGCTGCTGGCGGCAAAAGCCTCTGCTAACTTAGGCCTGAACGCGCACGCAACCTTCTCCGGCTCTCTGCTGTGGCCATACGTTTACCCGTGGCCGCAACGCCCGCAGGGTCTGGTAGAAGAGGGCTTTGCAGAGCTTGCGGCACGTTGGCTGCCGATTCTGGATGCTTTCGATGCGGCAGGTGTGGATGTCTGTTTCGAGCTACATCCGGGCGAAGATCTGTTCGATGGCACCAGCTTCGAGCGCTTCCTGGAAAGTGTCAATCACCACCCGCGTGCCAACATCCTGTATGATCCAAGCCACATGCTGCTGCAAGGCATGGACTACCTTGGCTTCATCGACCGCTACCACAGCCGCATCAAAGCGTTTCACGTGAAAGATGCAGAGTTCCGTGCCAGCGCGTCGCAAGGGGTGTACGGCGGTTATGCCGGATGGGTTGATCGCGCGGGCCGTTTCCGCTCACTGGGCGATGGCCAGGTCGACTTCGTACAGATCTTCAGCAAGCTGACCCAATACGGTTTCACCGGCTGGGCCGTGCTGGAATGGGAATGCTGCCTGAAAGATTCTGAGCAAGGTGCCACAGAAGGTGCCCCATTTATCCAGAAACACCTGATCGACCGGACTGAAAAAGCGTTTGACGACTTTGCCTCCGGTGCTCAGGAAAACAATCTCAACCGCAACCTACTCGGATTGAGCTAA
- a CDS encoding sugar phosphate isomerase/epimerase has product MQLAYHNHDFEMKKYDGKLALEWILEGSHADNLKLELDAAWVSRGGQDPAKLIKKWRKRIFSLHVKDNSGIGTHDNERNFTVVGDGIMSWQDEVLPAAQKANIQWYVVEHDQPADAESIITEANQYLIEHLDQPH; this is encoded by the coding sequence ATACAACTGGCTTACCATAACCACGATTTCGAAATGAAAAAGTACGACGGTAAACTGGCACTGGAATGGATTCTGGAAGGCAGCCACGCTGATAACCTGAAACTGGAACTGGATGCGGCCTGGGTATCTCGTGGCGGCCAGGATCCGGCCAAACTGATCAAGAAGTGGCGTAAGCGTATCTTCAGCCTGCATGTCAAAGACAACTCAGGTATCGGTACACATGATAATGAGCGTAACTTCACTGTGGTGGGTGACGGTATCATGTCGTGGCAAGATGAAGTTCTGCCTGCCGCGCAGAAAGCCAACATCCAGTGGTATGTTGTCGAACACGACCAACCTGCCGATGCGGAAAGCATTATTACTGAAGCCAATCAGTACCTGATTGAGCATCTGGATCAGCCTCACTGA